The Polypterus senegalus isolate Bchr_013 chromosome 1, ASM1683550v1, whole genome shotgun sequence genome includes a window with the following:
- the LOC120542235 gene encoding coiled-coil domain-containing protein R3HCC1L-like, protein MNQEAEKKRIRSRKPDMALYVPRGRRVNDAQEEDEGESEKDPAKVQPSARDEPSSQAHNIPSKSSCRVSKVQKAHKFREKRGGKSKEKCLKEILHEDEIHSKKENMKSDKIAQCAVENDSNGKKDAVQNFTKEEKQSCKNSENLEKTKEHFFKNGDVALAERRDLQLPDQSYSLNKNGWEQTYSPHDFGAEGHTEAKYDDLSKDNLNHLTEESTVKVFPEESVPRLSPDLESRNPDTSLVESKVEDSQNLEQSCNHENCVVETLLPLDLKIREEGSDILVTVGKEEHNDQESWDSMFNDDGDCLDPHLLDEVIKQEKKSKKSIQDPQYDYYNYSAEPDLELREDELSHIIEIYDFPTEFKTEDLLRAFNSFHQKGFDVKWVDDTHALGLFCSPIAARDALKLKHPMLKVRPLSQASSASKNKARRCSDYLLPAKERPQTSAALARRLVIGALGVRSPQTREEREAEKKKLQQAREQKRLAAKQREDAWEGK, encoded by the exons ATGAATCAAGAGGCAGAAAAGAAAAGGATACGTTCCAGAAAACCTGACATGGCTTTGTATGTCCCCAGAGGCCGTCGAGTCAATGATGCGCAAGAAGAGGATGAGGGCGAATCAGAGAAGGATCCTGCCAAAGTACAACCTTCTGCCAGAGATGAGCCCTCTTCACAAGCTCATAATATTCCTAGCAAAAGCTCATGCAGAGTTTCAAAGGTTCAAAAGGCACATAAATTTAGGGAGAAAAGGGGAGGAAAGAGCAAGGAAAAATGTTTGAAGGAAATTTTGCATGAAGATGAAATTCAtagtaaaaaggaaaatatgaaaagCGATAAAATTGCACAGTGTGCAGTTGAGAATGACAGTAATGGCAAGAAGGATGCAGTTCAGAATTTtaccaaagaagaaaaacagagttGTAAAAACTCAGAAAATCTTGAGAAAACaaaggaacatttttttaaaaatggtgatGTTGCTTTGGCTGAAAGGAGAGATTTACAACTCCCAGATCAAAGCTACTCCTTAAATAAAAATGGTTGGGAACAGACTTATAGCCCTCATGATTTTGGGGCAGAAGGACACACTGAAGCCAAATATGATGATTTGTCAAAAGATAACTTGAATCATCTCACTGAAGAATCCACTGTAAAGGTATTTCCAGAGGAAAGTGTCCCTAGATTGTCCCCAGATCTTGAATCAAGAAATCCAGACACTTCATTAGTGGAGTCTAAAGTTGAGGATTCACAGAATTTGGAACAAAGTTGCAATCATGAAAACTGTGTTGTTGAAACACTATTACCACTTGACCTCAAAATCCGAGAAGAAGGGTCAGATATTTTAGTAACAGTTGGAAAAGAAGAGCATAATGACCAAGAGAGCTGGGACTCCATGTTTAATGATGATGGTGACTGCCTTGATCCTCATTTGTTGgatgag GTTATTAAACAAGAGAAGAAATCAAAGAAGTCTATTCAAGATCCTCAGTATGATTACTATAATTACTCAGCAGAACCTGATTTGGAGCTCAGAGAAGATGAGTTGTCTCACATTATTGAAATATATGATTTTCCCACAGAATTTAAAACTGAGGATCTTCTACGGGCCTTTAACAGTTTCCA ccaAAAGGGATTTGATGTTAAATGGGTGGATGATACCCATGCCCTGGGACTTTTTTGCAGCCCAATTGCAG CTCGTGATGCCTTAAAGTTGAAACATCCAATGTTGAAAGTCAGACCACTTTCTCAGGCATCCTCAGCATCAAAAAACAAAGCCAGGAGGTGCTCAG attATCTCTTACCTGCTAAAGAACGTCCTCAGACAAGTGCAGCTCTTGCTCGCAGGTTGGTAATTGGAGCATTAGGTGTTCGGAGTCCACAAACCAGGGAGGAGAGAGAGGCAGAAAAGAAAAAGCTTCAGCAAGCACGTG